In a genomic window of Urocitellus parryii isolate mUroPar1 chromosome 2, mUroPar1.hap1, whole genome shotgun sequence:
- the C2H3orf38 gene encoding uncharacterized protein C3orf38 homolog: protein MSGLSRLEMEGCRHLLGLLDNDEIMALCDTVTNRLVYPEDRQDAIRAILVYSQSVEELLKRKKVHREVIFKYLATQGVVIPPTTEKHNLIQHTKDYWEKQLQLKLKETQEPVTKTEDLGLFQQQAKEGKNAEKVDFRRLGEEFCRWFFELLNSQNPFLGSPQGEWGPQHFWHDVKLRFYYNTSEQNVIDYYGAEIVSLRLLSLVKEEFLFLSPNLDSRGLKCASSAHGLVMVGVAGTVHRGNTCMGIFEQIFGLIRCPFVENTWKIKFINLRIVGESSLAPGTTLKPAVKFEQSDLEAFYNVITSCGDNELKLTVRQTVDSGTGDQALCSGNEALLEKKRIEFT from the exons ATGTCGGGTCTTAGCCGTTTAGAGATGGAGGGCTGTCGTCACCTGCTCGGCTTACTGGACAACGACGAGATCATGGCCCTATGCGACACCGTCACCAACCGCCTAGTGTACCCTGAGGACCGCCAAG ATGCTATTCGTGCAATATTAGTGTATAGTCAAAGTGTAGAAGAGCTTCTTAAACGTAAAAAAGTCCACCGAGAAGTCATATTTAAGTACTTGGCAACACAGGGGGTGGTAATACCTCCAACTACTGAAAAACACAATCTAATTCAGCATACAAAAGATTACTGGGAAAAGCAATTGCAACTGAAACTGAAGGAAACACAGGAGCCAGTTACAAAGACAGAGGACCTCGGACTCTTTCAGCAG caggcaaaagaaggaaaaaatgctgAAAAAGTTGATTTTCGTCGCCTAGGAGAAGAATTCTGCCGTTGGTTCTTTGAACTTCTTAATTCTCAGAATCCTTTTCTGGGCTCACCTCAAGGTGAATGGGGACCACAACACTTCTGGCATGATGTCAAACTTAGGTTTTATTACAATACTTCAGAACAAAATGTGATAGACTACTATGGAGCAGAAATTGTAAGCCTTCGTTTATTGTCACTAGtaaaagaagaatttctttttctcagcCCCAACCTAGATTCCCGTGGACTAAAATGTGCTTCTTCCGCACATGGGTTAGTTATGGTTGGTGTTGCGGGCACTGTTCATCGAGGGAACACTTGTATGGGCATTTTTGAACAAATTTTTGGACTTATCCGCTGCCCTTTTGTGGAAAATACTTGGAAAATCAAATTTATCAATCTGAGAATTGTTGGAGAAAGTTCCCTTGCTCCTGGAACAACACTGAAACCAGCTGTTAAATTTGAACAGAGTGACCTAGAGGCCTTTTATAATGTAATCACTTCGTGTGGTGACAACGAACTAAAACTTACTGTAAGGCAAACAGTGGATAGTGGGACTGGAGACCAAGCTTTATGTAGTGGAAATGAGGCAttgttagaaaaaaagagaattgagTTTACCTAA